A portion of the Sphingobacterium spiritivorum genome contains these proteins:
- the nhaA gene encoding Na+/H+ antiporter NhaA → MKLINLNIFKQFLKSSTAGGIILFACVIISLIIANSPLADTLSDILNYHIGYESETVQLNYSILLWINDGLMAIFFLLVGLEIKRELVEGELSSPKKAMLPILAAIGGALLPAAIYTVINLGEVTQHGWGIPMATDIAFALAVVTMLGKKVPASLKIFLAALAIVDDLLAILVIAVFYSGDLHFTYLLYALGIFIVLLGFNRFGVKNIWAYLIPGIFIWYFIHHSGIHATIAGVLVAMTLPTTPDAQASPLEKLEHALTNPVNFIIIPLFALANTNITIHQEMIAGLTSALGVGIIAGLIVGKTVGILTTCYISTKLKISSLPENANWMHITGTGLLAGIGFTMSIFISILSFDDQLLIDEAKFAVLIGSLISGLLGYLVLSSASRKNAVN, encoded by the coding sequence ATGAAACTTATTAATCTGAATATTTTCAAGCAATTTTTGAAGTCCAGTACAGCTGGAGGAATTATACTTTTTGCCTGTGTTATAATCTCTCTGATTATAGCCAATTCACCTTTAGCTGATACGCTATCGGATATTCTCAACTATCATATCGGTTATGAGAGTGAAACGGTACAACTCAATTACTCTATACTGCTGTGGATCAATGACGGACTGATGGCCATTTTCTTTTTACTGGTTGGTCTGGAGATTAAAAGAGAATTGGTGGAAGGCGAGTTATCTTCTCCGAAAAAAGCAATGCTGCCTATTCTTGCTGCCATTGGAGGCGCATTACTTCCCGCAGCCATATATACAGTAATCAATCTTGGTGAGGTCACACAACATGGATGGGGTATCCCAATGGCGACAGATATTGCATTTGCCTTGGCCGTAGTGACCATGCTCGGTAAAAAAGTACCTGCAAGTTTAAAGATTTTTCTGGCTGCTCTGGCTATTGTAGATGACCTGTTGGCGATTCTTGTTATTGCTGTTTTTTATTCCGGAGATCTTCATTTCACCTATCTGTTATATGCTTTAGGTATATTTATTGTATTATTGGGATTCAACAGATTCGGGGTAAAAAACATCTGGGCTTACCTTATTCCGGGTATCTTTATATGGTATTTCATTCACCATTCAGGTATTCACGCGACTATTGCAGGAGTTTTGGTAGCGATGACTTTACCTACCACACCGGATGCACAGGCATCCCCTCTTGAAAAACTGGAGCATGCCCTTACAAATCCTGTCAACTTTATTATTATCCCGCTGTTTGCATTAGCCAATACGAATATTACCATTCATCAGGAAATGATTGCAGGTCTCACCTCTGCATTAGGTGTAGGTATTATTGCAGGATTGATTGTCGGTAAGACTGTAGGTATCCTGACAACCTGCTACATTTCAACCAAACTAAAAATAAGCAGCCTGCCGGAAAATGCAAACTGGATGCATATCACCGGAACAGGACTATTAGCTGGTATTGGATTTACCATGTCCATTTTTATTTCTATTCTTTCCTTTGATGATCAGCTCTTAATTGATGAGGCTAAATTTGCCGTTCTTATCGGTTCACTAATATCCGGATTATTAGGGTATCTTGTACTTTCTTCAGCGAGCAGGAAGAATGCAGTGAATTAA
- a CDS encoding SLC5 family protein — translation MKLELIDITIFVVYILGILFLGLYASKFNAQTKRDYFLAGDKLPWWMIGGSIIAANISSHHLVGAMGAAYSRGFVAITLEWGAILIGFNALLWIFLPFYLRNGFYTIPEYLQKRFGKATRAVYAILILFTYIFVEIGAVLFLGALSLYALFGVPILYSVFGLAVLTGVYTILGGLRAVIWTEMVQLVVLVAGGIILTFATVKEAGGMQAVWDSSRDWKMFYPANDPDFPWTMYLGGLLCISVFYCATNQFIVQRVLAAKNEWHGRMGVIFGNYLKFLVPLIITVPALVAPVFLPHLDKPDLLFATLVEKLLPTGLIGLVMAGLISAIMSHISGAINSCTTIMTVDIYLEYFNKNATDKQAVTFGRRSGVVIILVGILSSILLISYSDKPVFLYLMNLYGLFTPGIATMFLMGIFWKRTTSAGALTAGLLTIPLSLILEFLLPAMPFFNRTGIVFWTCMIACVVVSLLTKPLPEEALKGLIWNKDSLQLPESERLRNKGIRNPFYWWLLITAIVLYFYIRYH, via the coding sequence GGCGGGAGTATTATAGCCGCCAATATCAGCAGTCATCATCTGGTAGGCGCTATGGGCGCAGCATACAGCCGAGGATTTGTAGCTATTACGCTGGAATGGGGGGCAATATTGATAGGTTTTAATGCCTTATTATGGATTTTCCTTCCTTTTTATCTTAGAAATGGATTTTATACCATTCCGGAATATCTTCAGAAGAGATTTGGAAAAGCTACCCGAGCCGTATATGCGATACTTATTCTCTTTACCTATATTTTTGTGGAGATAGGCGCTGTTCTTTTTCTGGGTGCTCTTTCCTTATATGCACTATTCGGAGTTCCTATTTTGTACAGCGTATTCGGACTGGCGGTACTGACCGGAGTGTATACCATTCTGGGCGGGTTGCGAGCTGTGATCTGGACTGAAATGGTACAGTTGGTTGTGCTGGTAGCCGGAGGGATTATATTGACCTTCGCAACAGTTAAAGAAGCAGGAGGGATGCAGGCGGTATGGGATTCGAGCCGGGACTGGAAAATGTTCTATCCGGCTAATGATCCGGATTTTCCATGGACCATGTATCTGGGCGGGCTCTTATGTATCAGTGTTTTCTACTGTGCTACGAACCAGTTTATTGTACAGCGCGTATTGGCGGCCAAAAATGAATGGCATGGCCGTATGGGCGTAATTTTTGGTAATTACCTCAAATTTCTGGTTCCCTTAATTATCACTGTACCGGCTTTAGTAGCACCCGTTTTTCTGCCTCATCTCGACAAGCCGGATCTGTTATTTGCCACACTGGTAGAAAAACTACTCCCTACAGGTTTGATCGGGTTAGTGATGGCAGGACTTATTTCTGCTATTATGTCGCATATTTCAGGAGCCATAAATTCTTGTACAACCATTATGACGGTAGATATTTATCTGGAATACTTTAATAAAAATGCTACGGACAAGCAGGCTGTTACTTTTGGCCGGAGATCCGGAGTAGTCATTATTCTCGTCGGTATATTGAGTTCGATCTTATTAATAAGCTATTCGGATAAGCCTGTATTTCTTTACCTGATGAATTTGTATGGTTTGTTTACCCCGGGTATTGCTACCATGTTTTTAATGGGGATTTTCTGGAAAAGAACGACTTCTGCAGGAGCTTTGACAGCAGGATTACTCACTATTCCGCTTTCCCTGATTCTGGAGTTTTTATTGCCGGCTATGCCGTTTTTCAACAGAACGGGAATAGTATTCTGGACCTGCATGATTGCTTGTGTGGTGGTGAGTCTGCTGACCAAACCTCTGCCGGAAGAAGCTCTAAAAGGGTTAATTTGGAATAAAGACAGTCTTCAACTGCCTGAATCGGAAAGACTCCGAAATAAGGGGATTCGAAATCCTTTTTATTGGTGGTTGCTGATTACTGCAATTGTCCTCTATTTTTATATCCGATATCATTAA
- a CDS encoding DUF389 domain-containing protein, whose translation MNKFLRFINLHNGEEAKEKVLENVTSNISFRGSNLWILACAIVIASVGLNVNSTAVIIGAMLISPLMGPIVGAGFALGTYDFALLKKSLKNLLIATLVSLSVSFIYFLLSPFKDAQSELLARTSPNIYDVLIAFFGGLVGVIAITRVEKGNPIPGVAIATALMPPLCTAGYGLAIGNLSYFAGALYLYSINCFFICISTFFIVKYLKYPKVKFVDKDREKRITRTITLLIMVMIIPSFYLAYVLLQQKKYTQLVDHFINTELVQKGYTVVYEKTSFNSNPKKIELAFLSRKFTPEEIKKLNLSLSGYGIFNTQLIIRQDSTDLKKDILEEINKRSENLSQKDIAIRNLTNELALYKFDDQKLINEIDILFPEIKVYSVGKQLHMIRQDSAVVNTVVLYDAELPLSDENKTKLQTWLGNRINDPNIEILKR comes from the coding sequence ATGAATAAGTTTTTACGTTTTATCAATTTGCATAACGGAGAAGAGGCTAAGGAAAAGGTATTGGAAAATGTAACCTCCAATATTTCTTTCAGAGGGTCTAATCTTTGGATATTAGCCTGTGCTATTGTTATTGCCTCTGTCGGATTGAATGTGAATTCTACTGCAGTTATCATTGGAGCGATGTTGATCTCTCCTCTGATGGGGCCAATTGTAGGTGCCGGATTTGCATTGGGAACGTACGATTTTGCGTTGCTGAAAAAATCACTTAAAAACTTACTGATAGCAACATTGGTAAGTCTTTCTGTATCCTTTATTTATTTTTTGCTGAGTCCGTTTAAAGATGCACAATCCGAATTACTGGCTCGTACTTCACCAAATATTTATGATGTGCTCATCGCTTTCTTTGGCGGTCTGGTGGGAGTCATTGCCATTACAAGAGTGGAAAAGGGGAATCCTATTCCGGGTGTGGCAATCGCTACGGCATTGATGCCTCCGCTTTGTACAGCTGGATATGGTCTGGCAATAGGTAATCTTTCTTATTTTGCCGGAGCATTATACCTCTATTCTATAAATTGTTTTTTTATCTGTATCTCGACATTTTTTATTGTTAAGTATCTGAAATATCCTAAAGTGAAATTTGTAGATAAGGACAGGGAGAAAAGGATTACACGAACGATCACTTTATTGATAATGGTAATGATAATACCTAGTTTCTATCTGGCTTATGTACTTTTACAGCAGAAAAAGTACACACAATTAGTTGATCATTTTATCAATACCGAGTTAGTTCAAAAAGGATATACTGTAGTGTATGAAAAGACATCTTTTAACAGCAATCCAAAAAAAATAGAACTGGCTTTTCTGTCCCGGAAATTCACCCCTGAAGAAATAAAGAAACTGAATCTGAGTTTATCAGGCTATGGCATCTTCAATACACAATTAATTATTCGTCAGGATAGTACTGATCTCAAAAAGGATATTTTAGAAGAGATCAACAAGCGCTCTGAAAATCTGTCACAAAAAGATATTGCTATTCGTAACCTTACAAATGAACTGGCACTGTATAAATTTGATGATCAGAAACTGATCAACGAAATTGATATTTTGTTTCCTGAAATAAAAGTTTATTCAGTAGGTAAGCAACTTCATATGATTCGTCAGGATAGTGCAGTTGTCAATACAGTTGTGTTGTATGATGCAGAATTACCTCTGTCTGATGAAAATAAAACCAAACTGCAGACCTGGTTGGGTAACAGGATTAATGATCCAAATATTGAGATCTTAAAACGTTAA